In the genome of Marispirochaeta sp., one region contains:
- a CDS encoding tetratricopeptide repeat protein, with product MKGAKYSGVAKLTLIITAILVAGPMFAQAPDFSQANGDYYRVHYQGPESRSQDLARQLDACAELFEEYLHFERSGLKVKLRVRIFPTQENYKKYLKDIIGEPKDSFVYLQYSDPAMNELVGYETGAGFENSLVHHAFIQYLKSFITHPPLWLQKGMAIYLENSRYNPERGRAEYHENLAWLKSLKTYIALDTEVIPVSILLTMDVAAANRRIESFYAQSWGLVHFLLNSENKDYNRILWDTLSFLKSDASRQENETLVLDKGFGWVNKDLFLSDFEEYINTVKTFPDLVQEGIIAYNRGDFDAAEELFNRSLELKKDHYIPYYYLGLIQYARQDYTVSDNYYQRALERGGSRGLIYYARGITAYSARNDEEAKDFLSSAVEADPEGYGVKARELLSRLETEEPETAAPEEDAADQDPAESEDPSEEISEPAPDAGA from the coding sequence ATGAAGGGTGCCAAATACAGCGGAGTTGCGAAGCTGACTCTGATAATTACGGCGATACTGGTTGCGGGTCCTATGTTTGCCCAAGCCCCGGATTTTTCCCAGGCGAACGGCGACTATTACCGGGTCCACTACCAGGGACCTGAATCCAGATCTCAGGACCTTGCCCGGCAGCTGGATGCCTGCGCGGAACTCTTTGAAGAGTACCTGCATTTTGAACGGTCCGGGCTAAAGGTGAAACTGCGGGTCAGGATTTTCCCGACCCAGGAGAACTATAAAAAATACCTGAAGGATATAATCGGTGAACCGAAGGATTCCTTTGTGTATCTTCAGTATTCAGATCCGGCAATGAACGAGCTGGTGGGCTATGAAACAGGGGCCGGATTCGAAAACTCCCTGGTTCATCACGCTTTTATTCAGTATTTAAAGAGCTTTATCACCCATCCTCCTCTCTGGCTGCAAAAGGGAATGGCCATCTACCTGGAAAACTCCCGCTATAATCCAGAACGCGGCCGGGCCGAGTACCATGAAAACCTGGCATGGCTCAAAAGCCTTAAGACCTACATTGCCCTTGATACCGAGGTGATTCCCGTTTCGATTCTGCTGACCATGGATGTGGCGGCCGCCAACAGGCGTATAGAAAGCTTCTATGCCCAAAGCTGGGGCCTGGTCCATTTTTTACTGAACAGCGAGAACAAGGATTACAACCGTATTCTGTGGGATACCCTTTCTTTTCTTAAATCCGATGCGTCCCGCCAGGAGAACGAGACCCTTGTATTAGACAAGGGATTCGGGTGGGTGAACAAGGACCTGTTCCTTAGCGATTTTGAAGAATACATCAATACTGTCAAGACCTTTCCGGATCTTGTGCAGGAAGGGATTATCGCTTATAACCGCGGGGACTTTGATGCGGCGGAAGAGCTTTTCAACCGATCCCTGGAACTCAAGAAAGACCATTACATTCCCTACTACTACCTGGGACTCATACAGTACGCCCGTCAGGATTACACGGTTTCTGACAATTACTACCAGCGGGCCCTGGAGCGGGGCGGTTCCCGGGGGCTTATCTACTATGCCAGGGGAATTACAGCCTACTCCGCGCGGAACGATGAAGAGGCAAAGGATTTTTTAAGCAGCGCCGTTGAGGCAGACCCGGAAGGATATGGCGTAAAAGCCAGGGAATTACTCAGCAGATTGGAGACGGAAGAGCCGGAGACAGCAGCTCCTGAAGAGGATGCAGCAGATCAGGATCCGGCGGAATCCGAAGATCCTTCGGAAGAGATATCAGAACCAGCCCCCGATGCAGGAGCCTGA
- a CDS encoding divergent PAP2 family protein, with the protein MYRLLSHPVFLSAIFGWFMAQFVKAAVELFKPRSLKSRDVVYTLLWRTGGMPSSHSSAVAALTTSLGFVEGMNSPIFISMLFFSMLVIRDALGVRRSAGLQARALNNLGMELQKRYKIPFHPVKEVHGHTPAEVFIGALLGFFIAVAFCKL; encoded by the coding sequence GTGTATCGCCTTCTCAGTCATCCGGTTTTTTTATCGGCGATCTTCGGCTGGTTTATGGCTCAGTTCGTCAAGGCCGCCGTTGAATTGTTCAAACCCCGATCCCTCAAATCGCGGGACGTTGTCTATACTCTCCTGTGGCGGACCGGGGGAATGCCTTCCAGTCACTCCTCGGCAGTAGCAGCTCTTACTACCTCCCTCGGGTTTGTTGAAGGCATGAATTCCCCCATCTTTATCTCCATGTTGTTTTTTTCCATGCTTGTTATTCGCGATGCCCTTGGTGTGCGCCGGTCGGCGGGTCTGCAGGCTCGGGCCTTGAACAACCTGGGTATGGAGCTGCAAAAACGGTATAAAATCCCCTTTCATCCGGTAAAAGAGGTTCATGGACATACCCCGGCGGAGGTCTTTATTGGGGCGCTTCTCGGCTTTTTTATCGCTGTTGCGTTCTGCAAATTGTAA
- the rsxC gene encoding electron transport complex subunit RsxC gives MKTIHENKTVFTFTRGGIHPPENKHYSEGIGIQDAPVPELFVVPLSQHLGSPAEPVVAEGDTVACGDLLAKSSGFISANVHSPCAGEVKEFTQVFLPHGGRSKAVVIASDGSAAPEFPETDDWKSLGKEEILKAIADYGIVGMGGATFPAHVKFSPPKGYSTEYLVINGAECEPYLTSDHRLMLEKTEELFKGMKILYSVLEPKEVRIGIEKNKPDAIARMQEFAARADFPVRVFPMKVKYPQGDEKQLLKSVINREVPSGALPIEVGAVVSNIGTVNAIYEAVACKKALYERVVTVSGGGIKKPVNLKARVGTPVSMLIQQAGGTVDGVVKLVAGGPMMGFAFFDPDTPVTKGTSGILALTEKELHRSRETACISCGRCIAACPMGLNPTRLFKLLDHQEYEEAMAIGLLDCKECGCCGFSCPAHIPLVQGMKGGKYELRRRKARKDAAARA, from the coding sequence ATGAAAACAATACACGAGAATAAGACCGTTTTCACCTTCACCAGGGGGGGGATACATCCTCCTGAGAACAAGCATTACAGCGAAGGGATCGGGATTCAGGACGCGCCTGTTCCGGAACTATTTGTTGTTCCCCTTTCGCAGCATCTTGGAAGTCCCGCCGAGCCTGTGGTTGCTGAAGGTGACACAGTTGCCTGCGGCGATTTACTGGCAAAATCCAGCGGGTTTATTTCCGCCAATGTACACAGCCCCTGTGCGGGAGAGGTCAAGGAGTTTACCCAGGTCTTTCTGCCCCACGGCGGCAGATCAAAGGCTGTGGTAATAGCCTCCGACGGCTCTGCCGCACCGGAATTCCCCGAGACCGACGACTGGAAGTCCCTGGGCAAGGAGGAGATACTCAAAGCCATCGCGGATTACGGCATCGTCGGCATGGGAGGGGCCACCTTTCCTGCACATGTCAAGTTTTCCCCCCCCAAGGGGTACAGCACCGAGTACCTGGTAATAAACGGAGCTGAATGTGAACCCTACCTGACCTCAGACCACCGTCTGATGCTGGAAAAGACGGAGGAGCTCTTTAAGGGGATGAAGATACTTTATTCCGTACTGGAACCCAAAGAGGTTCGCATCGGAATAGAAAAGAACAAACCCGATGCCATTGCCCGCATGCAGGAGTTTGCCGCCAGGGCGGATTTTCCGGTTCGGGTTTTTCCAATGAAAGTAAAGTATCCCCAGGGAGACGAAAAACAGCTCCTGAAGTCGGTAATTAACCGCGAGGTGCCCTCCGGAGCCCTGCCCATCGAAGTCGGTGCAGTAGTTTCCAATATCGGGACGGTAAACGCGATCTACGAGGCCGTGGCCTGTAAAAAAGCCCTGTACGAACGGGTAGTAACCGTATCCGGCGGGGGGATAAAAAAACCGGTCAACCTGAAGGCCAGGGTAGGTACCCCCGTAAGCATGCTGATCCAGCAGGCAGGGGGCACCGTGGATGGAGTAGTCAAACTTGTAGCCGGCGGGCCCATGATGGGCTTTGCCTTCTTCGATCCCGACACTCCTGTTACAAAGGGGACTTCCGGCATCCTGGCCCTGACAGAAAAGGAACTCCACCGCAGCAGGGAGACCGCCTGTATCTCCTGCGGCCGCTGTATTGCCGCCTGCCCAATGGGCCTGAATCCGACACGTCTGTTCAAGCTCCTGGATCATCAGGAGTATGAAGAGGCCATGGCAATCGGTCTTCTGGACTGCAAGGAGTGCGGCTGCTGCGGTTTCTCCTGTCCCGCCCATATTCCCCTGGTACAGGGCATGAAGGGCGGTAAGTACGAACTGCGGCGGCGCAAAGCGCGAAAGGATGCGGCGGCCAGGGCCTGA
- a CDS encoding RnfABCDGE type electron transport complex subunit D, whose protein sequence is MNTDSLIITSSPHIHHRDTTASIMWRVSAALAPAALWGVYQFGLSSLVVLLVSIASCLLFEYLAGRAAGRFTLNDGSAFLTGLLVGMNMPGAIPLYIPVVASAFAILVVKWTFGGLGRNWMNPALAGRVFVFFSWTGDMTSWPVPRGMRLDAVTMSTPLSSVKTGLLEITEPVSGPMALLRDLRFPVSEMDMNLTASLRGIFPGLENGYMDLFLGNIPGCIGEASALLLLLGGIYLMLVKIVNWEIVASYAASFMVLIFLFAGIPFGAGLFAGDVLFHILSGGFMLGLLFMATDMVSSPLTKKGMLIYGAGIGFLTFIIRIFGSFPEGVSLAIILMNIFVPMINRYTQPKLFGEVRTEAAK, encoded by the coding sequence ATGAATACCGATTCCCTTATAATCACATCATCACCGCACATCCACCACAGGGATACCACCGCATCGATTATGTGGCGCGTTTCAGCTGCCCTGGCTCCTGCGGCTCTGTGGGGTGTGTACCAGTTCGGGCTCTCGAGCCTGGTCGTACTCCTGGTATCGATTGCAAGTTGTCTGCTCTTTGAATATCTGGCCGGGCGTGCTGCCGGCCGCTTTACTCTGAACGACGGCAGCGCCTTTCTTACCGGTCTTCTGGTGGGAATGAACATGCCCGGTGCAATTCCGCTCTATATTCCGGTCGTTGCGTCGGCCTTCGCCATTCTGGTAGTAAAATGGACCTTCGGCGGTCTGGGACGCAACTGGATGAATCCCGCCCTCGCGGGACGGGTCTTTGTCTTTTTCTCCTGGACCGGAGATATGACATCCTGGCCGGTCCCGCGAGGTATGCGTCTGGATGCTGTGACCATGTCTACGCCTTTGAGCAGCGTCAAGACGGGACTGCTTGAGATTACCGAACCTGTATCCGGCCCCATGGCTCTGCTGCGGGATCTCAGGTTTCCGGTGAGCGAAATGGATATGAACCTGACGGCCTCCCTGCGGGGAATCTTCCCCGGCCTGGAAAACGGCTATATGGATCTTTTTCTGGGGAATATTCCCGGCTGTATCGGCGAGGCCTCAGCGCTGCTGCTCCTTCTCGGGGGCATCTACCTGATGCTGGTAAAGATCGTTAACTGGGAGATTGTTGCCTCCTATGCTGCCAGCTTTATGGTACTGATCTTCCTGTTTGCCGGAATCCCCTTCGGCGCCGGTCTCTTTGCCGGTGATGTTCTGTTTCACATCCTGTCCGGCGGGTTCATGCTGGGGCTTCTGTTTATGGCCACCGACATGGTTTCTTCGCCCCTGACAAAGAAGGGTATGCTGATCTACGGTGCCGGCATCGGCTTTCTTACCTTTATTATCCGGATTTTCGGCTCTTTTCCAGAGGGAGTTTCCCTTGCGATAATCCTGATGAATATTTTCGTGCCGATGATTAATCGATATACCCAGCCGAAACTCTTCGGCGAAGTCCGCACGGAGGCCGCCAAATGA
- a CDS encoding FMN-binding protein: MKNVTVIGGKLALICAVAAFSLGLANALTAPRIEELRRARLQAALAAVIPEGSAGEYEAVADNGVVRGYYPVTSSSGENVGYVLRLVGSGYGGDLNMIASYLKDGTVHSAVLMDNQETPGLGKEAEKPEYMHMFKGTGGEKGVPYRKSQLPQEQADSISGATITFTGIGRALSTGSEFAAELGGTE; this comes from the coding sequence ATGAAAAACGTGACTGTAATCGGCGGCAAACTTGCCCTTATCTGTGCGGTGGCTGCTTTCAGCCTGGGACTTGCCAATGCGCTGACTGCTCCCCGCATCGAGGAACTCAGGCGTGCTCGCCTGCAGGCAGCACTGGCGGCAGTTATTCCGGAAGGTTCCGCCGGAGAATACGAAGCGGTCGCCGACAACGGTGTCGTCCGGGGATACTACCCGGTAACCAGCTCCTCCGGCGAAAATGTCGGGTATGTTCTGCGTCTGGTAGGCTCCGGTTACGGGGGAGACCTGAACATGATCGCCTCGTATCTTAAAGACGGAACGGTCCACTCCGCCGTGCTTATGGATAACCAGGAAACGCCGGGATTAGGAAAAGAGGCGGAAAAGCCTGAATACATGCATATGTTCAAGGGAACCGGCGGAGAGAAGGGCGTACCCTACAGAAAGAGCCAGCTGCCTCAGGAACAGGCGGACTCCATCTCCGGTGCTACCATAACCTTTACCGGTATCGGCCGGGCCCTTTCTACCGGCAGTGAGTTTGCTGCTGAACTGGGAGGAACAGAATGA
- a CDS encoding electron transport complex subunit E: MIREFTKGIFKENPIFVVLLGLCPALGVSTKVINALGMGAGTLFVLVGSNIFVSLLKGFIPEKVRIPSYIVIIASFVTIVEMVMQAYAPDLFNSLGVFVPLIVVNCIILGRAEAFASKNRLMPSVMDALGMGIGFTLGLTAISLVREFFGNGTITLFPITPLGFDGIIRIPLIYQSPARIMTLAAGALLVIGYLKALLNYYEEKKKNAPKDEQPVKEAALAE; the protein is encoded by the coding sequence ATGATTCGTGAATTTACCAAGGGGATCTTTAAAGAGAACCCCATTTTTGTTGTCCTTCTTGGACTGTGTCCCGCCCTTGGTGTTTCTACCAAAGTTATCAATGCCCTTGGAATGGGGGCGGGGACTTTATTTGTGCTTGTCGGGTCGAATATTTTCGTCTCTCTGTTAAAAGGGTTTATTCCCGAAAAGGTCCGCATTCCTTCATACATTGTCATTATCGCCTCTTTCGTTACCATTGTAGAAATGGTTATGCAGGCCTATGCTCCGGACCTCTTTAACAGTCTCGGTGTTTTTGTACCCCTTATCGTGGTTAACTGTATTATCCTGGGCCGTGCCGAGGCTTTCGCCAGTAAAAACAGACTGATGCCTTCGGTTATGGATGCCTTAGGGATGGGTATCGGCTTTACTCTCGGCCTGACCGCGATTTCCCTGGTGCGTGAGTTCTTTGGTAACGGGACCATCACACTTTTTCCGATTACTCCTTTAGGTTTCGACGGGATTATCAGGATTCCGCTGATCTATCAGTCCCCGGCCAGGATCATGACCCTTGCTGCCGGTGCCCTGCTGGTAATCGGCTATCTGAAGGCCCTTCTCAACTACTACGAGGAGAAAAAGAAGAACGCGCCGAAAGATGAACAACCGGTAAAGGAGGCCGCTTTAGCGGAATAA
- the rsxA gene encoding electron transport complex subunit RsxA: MIYIGLFITFVFINNFILTQFLGICPFIGVSKNVESAVGMGFAVIFVMSIATLATWIIYHWILVPLDLTFLRTISFILVIASLVQLVEMVIQKVSPALYKALGIYLPLITTNCAVMGMAVIAVQNNYNALESFIAGFSAGVGFLLAIVLMSTIREKLDTEWIPKPFQGVSIAFITGGLMAMAFMAFDKTLLNNLFPGL, translated from the coding sequence ATGATCTACATTGGATTATTTATCACCTTTGTTTTTATAAATAACTTTATTCTGACCCAGTTTCTTGGAATCTGTCCCTTTATCGGGGTATCGAAGAATGTAGAATCCGCCGTGGGTATGGGGTTCGCAGTCATCTTTGTTATGTCCATCGCCACGCTGGCAACCTGGATAATCTACCACTGGATTCTGGTTCCCCTGGACCTCACGTTCTTGAGGACCATCTCCTTTATCCTGGTAATTGCCTCCCTGGTTCAGCTGGTGGAGATGGTGATTCAGAAGGTTTCTCCCGCCCTCTACAAAGCCCTGGGGATCTATCTTCCCCTGATTACCACCAACTGTGCCGTAATGGGTATGGCGGTTATCGCGGTCCAGAATAACTATAATGCTCTGGAAAGCTTTATTGCCGGTTTCTCCGCGGGGGTAGGATTTCTTCTTGCTATCGTGCTGATGTCCACCATTCGGGAAAAGCTCGACACCGAGTGGATCCCCAAGCCCTTTCAGGGGGTATCTATAGCCTTTATTACCGGCGGACTGATGGCAATGGCGTTCATGGCCTTCGATAAAACCCTCCTGAATAATCTGTTTCCCGGACTATAG
- a CDS encoding RnfABCDGE type electron transport complex subunit B: protein MSIISALYALAVVGVLGILFGSGLAIASRVLAVEKDRRIEEVEAVLPGINCGACGFAGCAAYAEGMVKQDAEISLCSPGGQEVMVALGKILGKEVDLNKEKMVAQVHCRGNLERSVYKFHYEGVEDCVSAHLLFGGDKECPYGCLGLGSCIKICPVDAISYDEDNCVWVDKDKCISCGKCVDICPTGVIRMIPYSADKIVACNSTDKGAVTKKYCTVGCIGCKLCEKKSPEGGFLVNSFLAKIDYAHKGEREAAAEACPPKCIIAADKK, encoded by the coding sequence ATGAGTATTATTTCTGCGCTTTACGCTTTAGCTGTTGTCGGAGTTCTCGGTATTCTCTTCGGTTCAGGTCTCGCGATAGCTTCGCGGGTACTGGCAGTGGAGAAGGACCGCCGGATCGAAGAGGTAGAAGCTGTACTTCCGGGTATAAATTGCGGGGCCTGCGGTTTTGCCGGATGCGCAGCCTACGCGGAGGGTATGGTCAAGCAGGATGCCGAAATCAGCCTCTGTTCCCCCGGTGGTCAGGAAGTCATGGTGGCCCTGGGAAAGATTCTCGGCAAAGAGGTTGACCTGAACAAGGAGAAGATGGTAGCCCAGGTACACTGCCGGGGCAACCTCGAGAGGTCCGTATACAAGTTTCACTATGAGGGTGTTGAAGACTGCGTCAGCGCTCATCTGCTGTTCGGCGGCGACAAGGAATGCCCCTACGGCTGTCTGGGTCTTGGCAGCTGCATAAAGATCTGCCCGGTGGACGCAATCTCATACGATGAGGACAATTGCGTATGGGTTGATAAGGACAAGTGTATCTCCTGCGGCAAGTGTGTCGATATATGCCCAACCGGCGTTATACGCATGATTCCCTATTCGGCGGACAAGATAGTTGCCTGTAATTCAACCGACAAGGGTGCAGTTACAAAGAAATACTGTACAGTCGGGTGTATCGGGTGTAAGCTATGCGAGAAGAAGTCTCCAGAGGGGGGATTTCTAGTAAACAGTTTCCTGGCTAAAATTGATTACGCCCACAAAGGTGAGCGTGAGGCGGCTGCTGAAGCCTGTCCTCCGAAGTGTATTATAGCCGCGGATAAAAAATAA
- a CDS encoding alpha-amylase/4-alpha-glucanotransferase domain-containing protein: protein MPIQKLVLGIRNSLPVGTSEEEFEGYYQMVLKPFITLLYNHPGVYIWNYYSGNLLEWLEERHPEFIMILNDMSKRKQIELLGGVHYEAFLPLIPSPDRLGQIEYLTTFIRKRFGRRPRGGVLPGDVWEPSLASTLKSAGFDYILLPDSYFANAGCRGKELYMPCYTEDLGKNLIVYPVSTGLSGRIGTIDPGTFIDELSLIYRNTGTGVICLYLNPAGLQDWYEKFFTLLEERSSELATFRPVRCTRVLENIGKRYFSSVTFQSMMRWIERRPPGNKQEYLDASVLPAGSYRHFLTCYPEGNALYSKMMYTSLLVNQIRGDRSRKKTAREELWKAQCHSAYWHGRDGGIYRRAFRQAAYYSLLESEKITKERGIFKPSIFTTDFDMDGNQEYLYRGTNINAYVHRFGGGLIELDYFPASWNYCATMARHEELYLNDDLPRDTVPRYSFYDHISEEPVDQGKLNRGAVPDIADFSTKVYEQDAFHRDTREVKLKANGTVRGDDYELPLELKKQYSFKKNILLVDYTLSSEKPNSRELHFATELNLAFSSPENLNTQLSEGAPDGMSLILEDRGINSRITLSSQDPFRWHMVPIHVPYLTEAGIVDEYQQHMLVLSWKVRPEQGSPWTGTIQVKLDKI from the coding sequence ATGCCGATTCAAAAGTTGGTGCTTGGAATACGAAACAGTCTTCCTGTCGGGACTTCGGAGGAGGAATTTGAAGGGTACTACCAGATGGTTTTGAAACCCTTCATTACCCTCCTCTATAACCATCCGGGAGTGTATATCTGGAATTATTATTCGGGGAATCTCCTGGAGTGGCTCGAAGAGCGGCATCCCGAATTTATCATGATTCTGAACGACATGTCCAAACGCAAGCAGATAGAACTTTTGGGGGGTGTTCATTACGAAGCCTTCCTCCCGCTTATTCCGAGTCCGGACCGGCTGGGACAGATTGAATATCTGACAACCTTTATCCGCAAGCGTTTCGGCCGTCGGCCCAGGGGAGGAGTTCTTCCCGGGGATGTCTGGGAGCCTTCACTGGCAAGTACCTTAAAAAGCGCCGGTTTTGACTATATTCTTCTGCCGGACAGTTATTTTGCTAATGCCGGGTGCCGGGGAAAAGAGCTCTATATGCCCTGTTATACCGAGGATCTGGGCAAGAACCTGATTGTATATCCTGTTTCTACCGGTCTTTCCGGTCGTATCGGTACCATTGATCCGGGAACCTTTATAGATGAGCTGTCGCTTATCTACCGTAATACCGGTACCGGGGTTATCTGCCTCTATCTGAATCCCGCGGGGCTGCAGGACTGGTATGAAAAGTTCTTTACCCTGCTGGAAGAGCGCAGCAGTGAGCTGGCAACCTTCAGGCCTGTGCGCTGTACCCGGGTTCTTGAGAATATCGGCAAACGCTACTTCTCCAGCGTAACCTTTCAAAGCATGATGCGCTGGATCGAACGCCGGCCTCCGGGGAACAAACAGGAGTATCTGGATGCTTCTGTGCTTCCCGCAGGTTCATATCGTCATTTTTTAACCTGTTATCCCGAAGGCAATGCCCTGTACAGCAAGATGATGTACACCAGCCTGCTGGTAAACCAGATCCGGGGAGACCGTTCCCGGAAAAAAACCGCCCGGGAGGAACTCTGGAAGGCCCAATGCCACTCCGCCTATTGGCACGGCAGGGACGGCGGCATCTACCGCCGCGCTTTTCGGCAGGCTGCCTACTACTCATTGCTGGAATCGGAAAAGATTACCAAGGAACGCGGCATCTTTAAGCCCTCAATCTTTACCACCGATTTTGATATGGATGGAAACCAGGAGTATCTCTACCGGGGAACCAACATCAATGCCTATGTGCACCGCTTCGGCGGCGGACTCATAGAGCTGGATTACTTTCCCGCCTCATGGAACTACTGTGCTACCATGGCGCGGCATGAAGAGCTCTACCTGAATGATGATCTCCCCCGGGACACGGTACCCCGGTACTCCTTTTATGATCATATCAGTGAGGAACCTGTCGATCAGGGCAAGCTGAACAGGGGTGCGGTTCCTGATATCGCTGATTTCAGTACAAAGGTTTATGAGCAGGACGCCTTTCACCGGGACACACGGGAGGTCAAACTTAAGGCCAATGGAACGGTCCGGGGAGATGATTACGAGCTTCCCCTGGAGCTGAAAAAGCAGTACAGCTTTAAAAAGAACATTCTTCTGGTAGATTACACCCTGTCGTCGGAAAAACCGAACAGCCGGGAGCTGCATTTTGCAACTGAATTGAATCTTGCCTTCAGTTCTCCGGAAAACCTGAATACCCAGCTTAGCGAAGGGGCACCCGATGGAATGTCGCTGATCCTGGAGGACCGGGGTATCAACAGCCGCATCACCCTGAGCAGTCAGGACCCCTTTCGCTGGCACATGGTTCCCATACATGTTCCCTACCTGACAGAGGCGGGGATTGTCGATGAGTATCAGCAGCACATGCTTGTTTTAAGCTGGAAAGTCCGGCCTGAACAGGGAAGCCCCTGGACGGGAACCATTCAGGTCAAGCTGGACAAGATCTGA
- the cas2 gene encoding CRISPR-associated endonuclease Cas2, whose protein sequence is MFVAVACDFANDDHAQEVIKLLGWYGFEKVQEGVWESASIPENTLARLKRDIDRNCDSFDSIRFYQFPMEETMVITSLKGKRWRRIILE, encoded by the coding sequence ATGTTTGTTGCCGTTGCCTGTGATTTTGCCAATGACGACCATGCGCAGGAAGTAATAAAATTATTGGGATGGTACGGTTTCGAAAAAGTGCAGGAAGGGGTGTGGGAGTCCGCTTCAATACCGGAGAATACCCTGGCGCGATTGAAACGTGATATTGATCGCAACTGTGATTCTTTTGACTCGATCCGGTTTTACCAGTTTCCCATGGAAGAGACCATGGTCATTACCTCGTTAAAGGGCAAACGCTGGCGGCGAATAATACTGGAATAG
- the prfB gene encoding peptide chain release factor 2 (programmed frameshift) — MLSELDNAIKSLNDDILEIWGVFDPERIEHQIREREAETAEPDFWNDREGAEKLMAEITALKRSYEPWKELKQKIEDLSGLYAIALEEKDDSVEQELKTGIEELTNEFNSLRLMDMLSGEFDRNPVFLTIHSGAGGTEACDWVSMLYRMYSRWIERRGFKSEILDLQEAEGGIKSITLQVKGDYVHGYLKCETGIHRLVRISPFDSSSRRHTSFASVYVSPVIEDEIEVDIKPEDLRIDTYRAQGAGGQHVNKTDSAVRMTHLATGIVVQCQNERSQHKNRDMAMKMLKSRLYEYYKAEQEAEQEKKAQEKKDISWGNQIRSYVFHPYNMVKDHRTKHETGNVQAVMDGDLDPFIESYLNYVWKQKKE, encoded by the exons ATGCTGAGCGAACTTGATAATGCAATAAAGTCTTTGAACGACGATATCCTCGAAATCTGG GGGGTCTTTGACCCGGAACGAATAGAACATCAGATCCGGGAAAGAGAAGCCGAAACTGCCGAACCCGATTTCTGGAACGACAGAGAGGGGGCGGAAAAGCTGATGGCCGAAATCACCGCCTTGAAACGCTCCTACGAGCCCTGGAAGGAACTGAAACAGAAGATCGAAGACCTGTCGGGTCTCTATGCTATTGCTCTCGAAGAGAAAGACGATTCTGTCGAACAGGAGCTGAAAACAGGAATTGAAGAACTGACCAATGAGTTCAACAGTCTGCGTCTTATGGACATGCTCTCCGGTGAGTTCGATCGCAATCCGGTCTTCCTTACCATCCATTCAGGCGCCGGTGGAACTGAAGCCTGCGACTGGGTGAGCATGCTGTACCGTATGTACAGCCGCTGGATCGAGCGCAGGGGCTTCAAGTCTGAAATCCTCGATCTGCAGGAGGCCGAGGGAGGAATCAAATCGATTACTCTGCAGGTAAAGGGCGACTATGTCCACGGGTACCTGAAGTGTGAGACAGGAATTCACCGTCTGGTGCGAATCTCCCCCTTCGATTCCTCCAGCCGCCGGCATACCTCATTTGCCTCCGTGTATGTCTCTCCGGTTATTGAGGACGAGATCGAAGTGGATATCAAACCGGAGGATCTGCGGATTGATACCTATCGCGCTCAAGGCGCCGGAGGTCAGCATGTAAACAAGACTGATTCGGCAGTACGTATGACCCACCTGGCAACGGGTATCGTCGTGCAGTGTCAGAACGAGCGGAGCCAGCACAAGAACCGGGACATGGCGATGAAAATGCTGAAATCCCGCCTGTACGAATATTATAAAGCCGAACAGGAGGCCGAACAGGAGAAGAAGGCTCAGGAGAAAAAGGACATATCCTGGGGCAATCAGATCCGTTCCTACGTTTTTCATCCCTATAACATGGTCAAGGACCATAGAACAAAGCATGAAACAGGAAATGTACAGGCTGTAATGGACGGAGATCTGGATCCGTTCATAGAAAGTTATCTCAATTATGTGTGGAAACAGAAGAAGGAATGA
- a CDS encoding response regulator: MNGVLIVDDLEFMRTALREILEKTEIPVVGEACNGREGVEAFARLQPDVVLLDITMPEMDGLTALKRIRRKDPAARVVMCSALGQETTILKAIRYGARDFVVKPFKPERIVSAVRKALPGN, from the coding sequence ATGAACGGGGTCCTTATCGTCGACGATCTGGAATTTATGAGAACCGCCCTGCGGGAAATACTCGAAAAGACAGAGATTCCTGTCGTTGGCGAGGCCTGTAACGGTAGAGAGGGGGTCGAGGCCTTCGCACGCCTGCAGCCGGATGTTGTTCTGCTGGATATCACCATGCCGGAGATGGACGGCTTGACGGCCCTGAAGCGCATACGCAGGAAAGATCCCGCTGCCCGGGTCGTCATGTGTTCGGCTCTGGGGCAGGAGACGACGATTCTGAAGGCAATCCGCTACGGTGCAAGAGATTTTGTGGTAAAACCCTTTAAGCCGGAACGGATTGTCTCTGCTGTCAGGAAGGCACTACCCGGAAATTAA